The proteins below come from a single Zea mays cultivar B73 chromosome 8, Zm-B73-REFERENCE-NAM-5.0, whole genome shotgun sequence genomic window:
- the LOC100191576 gene encoding seed maturation protein isoform X1 has translation MADHKEEQSVMDKISEKFHGGDSSSSSDSDDEKKKGSSSASATEAMKAKIYRLFGRERPVHSVLGGGKPADLVLWRNKKISGGVLAGATAIWLLFEVMEYHLLTLVCHCLIVSLAILFLWSNASSFINKSPPNIPEVKIPEDVSVNVALTLRYEINRGFATLREIGHGHDLKKFLIVIAGLWLFSVLGSCCNFLTLFYIVFVALYTIPVLYEKYEDKVDAFGEKAMIELKKYYAIFDEKCLSKIPKGLKDKKH, from the exons ATGGCCGACCATAAGGAGGAGCAGTCTGTGATGGACAAGATCTCCGAGAAGTTCCACGGCGGGGACTCCTCGTCGTCGTCTGACTCGGACGACGAGAAGAAGAAGGGGTCTTCTTCGGCGTCGGCGACGGAGGCCATGAAAGCCAAGATCTACCGTCTCTTCGGCCGCGAGAGGCCCGTCCACTCTGTCCTCGGCGGCGGCAAGC CCGCCGATCTTGTCCTATGGAGGAACAAGAAGATCTCAGGCGGGGTACTCGCTGGTGCCACGGCCATCTGGCTCCTGTTCGAGGTTATGGAGTACCATCTCCTCACCTTGGTGTGCCACTGTCTCATCGTCTCGCTGGCCATCCTGTTCCTGTGGTCCAACGCCTCCAGTTTCATCAACAA GTCCCCACCAAACATTCCTGAGGTGAAAATCCCTGAGGATGTGTCTGTTAATGTTGCACTGACACTGAGATACGAGATCAACAGGGGCTTTGCTACCTTGAGGGAGATTGGACATGGACACGATCTAAAGAAATTCCTAATT GTTATCGCAGGTCTCTGGCTCTTTTCAGTTCTTGGGAGCTGTTGCAACTTCCTGACACTGTTCTATATTG TCTTTGTGGCACTGTACACTATACCTGTTCTGTATGAGAAATATGAGGACAAGGTTGATGCTTTTGGTGAGAAGGCTATGATCGAACTGAAGAAGTATTATGCCATCTTCGATGAGAAGTGCCTATCGAAGATTCCAAAGGGCCTCAAGGATAAGAAGCACTAG
- the LOC111589946 gene encoding protein NUCLEAR FUSION DEFECTIVE 6, mitochondrial, protein MAAGGVRRALVALRSGSPSTISATLSRQAAARSSELAGAPLPRASRRRLGISRVPVVALGGVQGSLMPMHSATASALLTSILGLKPDSWGVGF, encoded by the exons ATGGCGGCGGGTGGCGTGCGGCGAGCCCTCGTGGCGCTGCGCTCCGGTTCCCCGTCTACTATCTCTGCAACGCTCTCCCGCCAGGCGGCAGCTCGCTCCTCGGAGCTGGCGGGTGCGCCCCTGCCGCGTGCCTCTCGCCGGCGCCTCGGGATCTCGAG GGTGCCGGTTGTGGCGCTCGGCGGCGTGCAGGGTTCGCTGATGCCGATGCACAGCGCCACCGCGTCGGCGCTGCTCACCTCCATACTCGGGCTTAAGCCTGACTCTTGGGGTGTAGGCTTCTAG